One Vespula pensylvanica isolate Volc-1 chromosome 14, ASM1446617v1, whole genome shotgun sequence genomic window carries:
- the LOC122634435 gene encoding calcineurin-binding protein cabin-1-like isoform X1, with protein MMKISALNEESSEESEEEDVPTITKEAQEQIALTEYNKALELLKENKHKEALNIFKELLETELLDEVEKPEISDGRSRPMLSLKYSCYKNIGAIEAVWGNYGAAIENYWEAANLDDSDVILWYRMGTMAMKISNLELACSSFKQGLKCNSNHWPCLDNIITALYAVPDYMNCLLYISVALERDPNYIKGLAFRDKIFKAIPCLEECYKLYNSDWRLDPPLYTEYNHIIGDKLLAEAEEVAEKWAEVCKSEFIPKPVPELTLRKPITNYTWLDIGESLLDMHRYITESDLSFVSRIKLIVNMPNIEAIDKDDECDVQETNVDIDMQESQSPDLNGTTNDIDKNMKIDKEEIVNHTFEGSEINGRFNDVLNTAMDMEIEEDKKSCSTDIQIIEDEDPLRISDLDVLNEVLQFEEPNQTKNTELDEQIMSETEGNSEKPQVEKAKGDAYSTDNGIINEKSSDRESDKSNDKIYDKPAENLAEVPKIDEKSNEKTEGKDEVQKVKKRRRSALCFLQQWAWSCSSMRRSARVRSSNRREAERDDVQLEETLRRIFPSTLLSDTVKLTKDDTTKSMDDTMDTMDVYQLFVNQENNTASAEGIKSSDSSKSPSPDTSQQTKYFGTELENVDVGAFINEYSSKNNLMIIIAKFTEFICTKWTQEWPKGLSEIYLEAYLFTREHIPHPSPFDENIDNNILKLDAEMTLLFGELHTDKWLDNKPDLIASSSLDKLGTGMPSEELGHIIFTSIRGDLLHQENIFILLRVLWLKATIFLCQGDTDIVIETLELLLHQLRELEGKNHNICLILPNCKCNSQISLKIVEKKLKSIQRSQKLGEIQHLYDEKKYAELSCVLQDTFKFARQKHKLLSANQNIIERDKQLAILLDSLWQLQHYEECYVWAEACLNESWQNYLNACEDAEQKKWTRSVVNCLEKLEACTKEISVFVVKYLPESCLSRLVQNLVHIVCHQLDIPENALEMPLETVLPWILLHYILQYEEDKERAKSESSYKNKAHNSHNSESDDEDDGIPPSIMILFIAHDFIGKHSWCCFHDAKLLFFTMNLIIPKLETPQFSTIKSKLTKYLEQIFYCLYGHPNRLNKSKPKHLEEHGAPQMELTWEGAQLLFDFYKPKQMPILESPRLAAISLDTELLFKKIIRLIPQESDPNQIIEEMKDYIMGEKEKMPCVKKPLPHSISSIYYLLGDFYFKNNKWTLAARYYLLDLCLRPSGLNSWAGLAMSTGTIIDIWLTNYRLISEDKLLMKAKIAQSSYRHATELAPNHVIIWTEYGSFVYMVHSFCSRLLKQETDTLSMEKFEVLENRKEEMLEIAEQCFQSSNRLFMACHGIDNINKIQDERWLCQYMLGKIAEKKNEDPPIFLSCYAQASKLLYENNAEYPRRISHKNPQYLSIEALEVHYRIHASILKYLEQHEGKPLKKSLGQLFQWHLKNCSEGPFMKFQSKLCEKKKENDSDADTKTIGKDPDNLSETYKNVVNVNQRSYSIEEIEIIDRNIQDKNLDGNRTTETLKSETRKRSSDNQSNDNTKRLKLGNISHLQLMQDVVALIDDLITKVCDMVLQKEKVTDDIMVLSSDESNETRYQKKRGESVKNIDTNKIQSKMEKNKKNILEMSKANNIFDSCEKSENVQDLMDALMKQAMEMSQETQQSLPDDDDTRKFEGKWLQNEDLQTTDKETKDKIGDKKKVHTSAPKQEATLSRRGSQESTTTTQTTTTTETNNSSSSSSDESSSSEDSSESDSSSDSDSDSVESDIEKKKRDSDIIEKEEYMTDEEVATLIAYCLAGLEQCILRFNEHHKSFYRLAHFFFNNRTAKDTTKCKDLLLGTYNCQFYPGQSFQGLFADRKSTNFFSGVWHIPNREIDRPGSFASHMSRCVTLLMQVLKETNDSRMLMQLCIQLAKIPDSDKKYLRDSEREQLSRQALTLCLQSLRSRVHTMGSPSTIDSVHLIRTDSRTQVLLDVYKIYQQIQKHFQNKEPTVQAFASLLIDTYKTYIGNKNLDGNILEMAIKCCQRQILANKIAATNNAGSNNSQTSVASSSPATTSQTQINSTSPQASQNRKPYRNLTSTGRPRGRPPNVNKYLQAMQQGGNIMNQFNSKNTFANYIGTPGNRALMNPYFMNPLIDPNMLSAMLASSLGGNMMDPISAMTYLNQVGNYQDILRQYQTNLSSLSNLTSSLANSTTATVPSISNIQTMSTSTSNTTTPSSISNLNNINTLTVQQLLNLSNSTVQNTRSTPTYHQATTKTTTTTSVTKDRPNISITPVSTSLPQKSKPSRPSPQTDALPVHIPKSLQISQASKTISHPSTTQVSLLKPSIIQQVKTSPPKQMTAPQIRVSKSLTEPQPAHNSSLSHAPLKNNSPSNSSVVPQVAHASISQSLNLKPSLPMNLPTSRSGTSLQHKLLSKKNSQRPYHHTYVQGSLRKQKLINKNVPIMSSNFPNMVNNMTGNSSLGQTSYIPTELSGISVSPVAQSGVKGSNVKVSNYKRPSTKPKSVIMDVPNPLSNSFPQTTSAEALSMLSQLQQHSHLEIIPQQKSQIKTNVDFPKNLSSAVSVVPQKVSETLRQPNSDCMTLYDLPRGKSGKKVDKSANDSVEIITLDD; from the exons atgatgaaaatatcGGCACTTAACGAAGAATCAAGCGAGGaaagtgaagaagaagatgtgCCTACAATTACGAAAGAAGCtcaa GAACAAATAGCACTTACTGAGTACAATAAAGCcttagaattattaaaagaaaataaacataaggaagctttgaatatttttaaagagctTTTAGAAACTGAATTGCTGGATGAAGTTGAAAAACCTGAAATATCTGATGGCAGATCAAGGCCTATGTtgtcattaaaatattcatgttataaaaatattggaGCTATTGAAGCGGTATGGGGAAATTATGGGGCTGCCATAGAAAATTATTGGGAAGCAGCTAATTTAGATGATTCCGATGTAATATTATGGTATAGAATGGGTACCATGGCtatgaaaatttctaatttagaaTTAGCTTGTTCATCTTTTAAACAAGGACTGAAATGTAATTCAAACCATTGGCCATGTTTGGATAACATTATAACTGCCCTATATGCTGTACCAGACTATATGAActgtcttttatatatttctgtagCATTAGAAAGAGATCCAAATTACATTAAAGGCTTAGCTTTCagagataaaattttcaaagctATTCCATGTTTAGAAGAAtgttataaattgtataacaGTGACTGGAGGTTAGATCCACCATTGTATACAGAGTACAATCATATAATAGGAGATAAATTACtagcagaagcagaagaagtGGCAGAGAAATGGGCAGAAGTATGCAAATCAGAGTTTATTCCAAAACCTGTGCCAGAATTAACATTAAGGAAACCTATAACTAATTATACATGGCTTGATATTGGAGAAAGTTTATTAGATATGCACAGATACATTACTGAAAGTGATTTAAGCTTTGTAagtcgaattaaattaatagttAATATGCCTAATATCGAAGCCATAGATAAAGATGATGAGTGTGATGTCCAAGAAACTAATGTAGATATAGATATGCAAGAATCACAATCCCCAGATTTAAATGGCACAACAAATgacatagataaaaatatgaaaattgacaaagaagaaatagtaaaTCACACATTTGAAGGATCTGAAATTAATGGAAGATTTAATGATGTACTAAACACAGCAATGGATatggaaatagaagaagataaaaaatcatGTTCAACGGATATACAGATAATAGAAGATGAAGATCCTTTAAGAATTTCAGATTTAGATGTTTTAAATGAGGTATTACAATTTGAAGAACCaaaccaaacaaaaaatacagaaTTAGATGAACAAATTATGTCTGAAACTGAAGGTAATAGTGAAAAACCTCAAGTTGAAAAAGCAAAGGGTGATGCATACAGTACTGATAATGGAATAATCAATGAAAAGTCCAGTGATAGAGAAAGCGACAAGTCCAATGATAAGATCTATGATAAACCTGCTGAAAATCTAGCAGAAGTACCTAAGATAGATGAGAAATCTAATGaaaaaacagaaggaaaagacgaagttcaaaaagtaaaaaaaagacgtAGAAGTGCTCTGTGTTTTTTACAGCAATGGGCTTGGAGTTGTAGTAGCATGAGACGATCGGCGCGAGTACGTAGTTCAAATCGAAGAGAAGCTGAAAGAGATGACGTTCAGTTAGAAGAAACACTCAGAAGAATATTCCCAAGCACGTTATT ATCAGATACagtaaaattaacaaaagatGATACTACAAAAAGTATGGATGATACTATGGATACAATGGatgtatatcaattatttgtaaatcaagaaaataatactgCTTCTgcagaaggaataaaaagttCTGATAGTTCTAAATCACCAAGTCCTGATACAAg tcaacaaacaaaatattttggaaCAGAATTAGAAAATGTTGATGTGGGTgcatttattaatgaatatagtagcaagaataatttaatgataatcaTAGCAAAATTCACAgaatttatatgtacaaaatGGACTCAAGAATGGCCAAAAGGATTGTCAGAAATTTATTTGGAagcttatttatttacaag agAACATATTCCACATCCGTCACCATTTGatgaaaatatagataataatattctaaaattaGATGCTGAAATGACACTATTATTCGGAGAGCTTCATACAGATAAATGGTTAGATAATAAGCCTGATCTTATAGCATCATCAag tttagACAAATTAGGTACTGGCATGCCTTCAGAGGAATTAggtcatataatatttactagTATTCGAGGAGATCTTTTAcatcaagaaaatattttcattttattaagaGTTCTATGGCTAAAAGCTACTATCTTTTTATGTCAAGGTGACACAGATATCGTTATTGAAACCTTAGAGTTg TTGCTGCATCAATTAAGAGAATTGGAAGGTAAAAATCACAATATTTGCCTTATATTACCAAATTGTAAATGTAATTCTCAAATCAGTCTTAAAATAGTGGAAAAAAAACTGAAGTCTATACAGAG gaGTCAAAAACTTGGTGAAATACAACACTtatatgatgaaaaaaaatatgcggAATTGTCTTGCGTTTTACAAGATACATTCAAATTTGCAAGACAGAAACATAAATTACTATCTGccaatcaaaatataattgaaagaGATAAACAATTAGCTATCTTATTAGATAGCTTATGGCAACTTCAACATTATGAG GAATGTTATGTATGGGCAGAAGCTTGTCTAAATGAATCATGGCAAAATTATTTGAATGCTTGTGAAGATGCTGAACAAAAAAAGTGGACACGTTCTGTCGTAAATTGTCTTGAAAAACTAGAAGCTTGTACAAAAGAGATAAGTGTATTTGTag TAAAATATTTACCAGAATCTTGTCTTTCAAGATTAGTGCAAAATTTAGTTCACATAGTATGTCATCAATTGGATATACCAGAAAATGCATTAGAGATGCCACTTGAAACTGTCTTACCCTGGAttctattacattatattttgcaATA tgaagaagataaagagagagcaaaGTCTGAATCATCTTATAAAAACAAAGCACATAATTCACACAATTCTGAATCggatgatgaagatgatggTATTCCACCTTCCATAATGATTCTATTTATTGCTCACGATTTTATAGGCAAACACTCGTGGTGTTGCTTCCATGATGCAAAGCTCTTATTCTTTACAATGAATTTGATCATACCAAAACTGGAAACTCCACAATTTTCTACTATAAAAAGCAAACTTACTAAATATTTAGAGCAAATTTTCTATTGCTTATATGGTCATCCaaatagattaaataaatcaaaaccTAAGCATCTCGAGGAGCATGGAGCACCTCAAATGGAATTAACATGGGAAGGAGcacaattattattcgatttttataaaccGAAACAAATGCCGATATTAGAATCTCCAAGACTTGCTGCTATAAGTTTAGATACAgaattattgtttaaaaaaataattagattaattCCACAAGAAAGTGATCCAAACcaaataatcgaagaaatgaaagattatataatgggtgaaaaagaaaagatgccATGTGTCAAAAAGCCACTACCACATTCtatatcttctatttattacttattaggtgatttctattttaaaaataacaaatggaCACTCGCTGCGCGATATTACTTATTAGATTTATGTCTTCGCCCATCCGGATTAAATTCCTGGGCAGGTTTAGCCATGTCAACAGGAACAATAATAGACATTTGGTTAACCAACTATAGACTTAT aagTGAAGACAAGTTATTAATGAAAGCCAAAATAGCTCAATCCAGTTATCGACACGCTACCGAATTAGCACCCAATCATGTAATAATCTGGACCGAATATGGAAGTTTTGTTTATATGGTTCATTCATTTTGTTCACGTTTGTTAAAACAAGAAACCGATACTTTAAGTATGGAAAAATTTGAAgtattagaaaatagaaaagaggaaatgTTGGAAATTGCAGAGCAATGTTTTCAATCATCCAATCGATTATTTATGGCATGTCATGGAATTGacaacattaataaaatacaggATGAAAGATGGTTGTGTCAATATATGCTTGGTAAAAttgcagagaaaaaaaatgaagatccACCTATATTTCTAAGTTGTTATGCACAG gctagtaaattattatatgaaaataatgcaGAGTATCCTCGTAGAATTAGTCATAAAAATCCACAATACCTTTCTATTGAAGCATTAGAAGTGCATTATCGAATTCATGcaagtatattaaaatatcttgaaCAACATGAAGGTAAACCtctaaaaaaatcattagGACAATTGTTTCAATGGCATCTTAAAAACTGTTCTGAAGGACCTTTTATGAAGTTTCAATCAAAActatgtgaaaaaaagaaagaaaatgattcagATGCTGATACAAAAACTATTGGAAAGGATCCTGATAATTTATcagaaacatataaaaatgttgtGAACGTTAATCAACGTTCCTACAGTAttgaagaaattgaaattatagatAGAAACATACAAGATAAAAATCTTGATGGCAATCGAACTACTGAAACATTAAAATCAGAAACCCGTAAAAGATCTTCAGATAATCAGTCTAATGATAAtacaaaaagattaaaattggGAAATATTTCTCATCTTCAATTGATGCAGGACGTTGTAGCTTTAATAGATGATCTAATTACAAAAGTTTGTGACATGGTATTACAAAAGGAGAAGGTAACAGACGATATTATGGTATTATCAAGTGATGAAAGTAATGAAACTagatatcaaaagaaaagaggagaatcggtaaaaaatattgatactaataaaatacaatcaaaaatggaaaaaaataaaaaaaacatattagaGATGTCCAAAGCAAATAACATATTTGATTCTTgtgaaaaaagtgaaaatgtGCAAGATTTAATGGATGCTCTTATGAAACAAGCAATGGAAATGAGCCAGGAAACACAACAATCTTTacctgatgatgatgatacaAGAAAATTTGAAGGAAAATGGCTTCAAAATGAAGATTTACAAACTACT gataaggaaacaaaagataaaataggagacaaaaagaaagtgcATACATCTGCTCCTAAACAAGAAGCTACTTTAAGTAGAAGAGGCTCTCAAGAAAGTACTACAACAAcacaaacaacaacaacgacagaaacaaataattctaGTTCAAGTAGTAGTGATGAATCCAGTAGTAGTGAAGATAGTTCTGAAAGTGATAGTTCAAGTGACAGTGATAGTGATTCTGTTGAAAGtgatattgagaaaaaaaagagagatagtgatatcatagaaaaag AAGAATATATGACTGATGAAGAAGTAGCAACTTTAATCGCGTATTGCCTGGCAGGGTTGGAACAGTGCATATTAAGGTTTAATGAACatcataaatctttttatcgactcgctcattttttctttaacaatagAACAGCTAAAGATACTACTAAAtgtaaagatttattattggGTACATACAATTGTCAATTTTATCCTGGACAAAGCTTTCAAGGACTTTTTGCAGATAGGAAGAGTACCAATTTTTTTAGC GGTGTGTGGCATATACCAAATCGTGAAATTGATAGACCAGGAAGTTTTGCATCACATATGTCAAGATGTGTAACACTACTTATGCaagtattaaaagaaacaaatgataGTCGAATGTTAATGCAACTGTGTATACAACTTGCAAAGATACCAGATTCTGACAA gAAATACTTACGTGATTCTGAAAGAGAACAATTATCTCGTCAAGCTTTAACTCTTTGTTTACAATCTTTGAGGAGTAGAGTACATACAATGGGATCACCTAGTACAATAGATAGCGTGCACCTTATAAGAACAGATTCAAGAACTCAAGTTTTATTggatgtatataaaatatatcagcaaattcaaaaacattttcaaaataaagaaCCAACTGTACAAGCATTTGCTTCATTACTTATAGATACTTATAAAACCTACATTGGTAACAAA AATTTAGATGGAAACATTTTGGAAATGGCTATTAAATGTTGCCAACGACAAATATTAGCAAATAAAATAGCTGCAACAAATAATGCAGGAAGTAATAATTCACAAACTTCAGTTGCTTCTTCAAGCCCG gcAACTACGTCTCAAACACAAATTAATTCAACATCACCTCAAGCATCCCAAAATCGTAAGCCCTACAGGAACTTAACATCAACAGGTAGACCAAGGGGAAGACCACCGAATGTTAACAAATACTTACAAGCAATGCAGCAAGGTGGTAATATTATGAATCAATTTAATTCTAAGAATACTTTTGCTAATTATATAGGTACACCAGGGAATCGTGCGCTAATGAACCCTTATTTTATGAATCCATTGATTGATCCAAATATGTTATCAGCAATGCTTGCTAGTAGTTTAGGTGGTAACATGATGGATCCTATATCAGCCATGACTTATTTAAACCAAGTAGGAAATTATCAAGACATTCTTAGACAATATCAAACAAACCTTTCATCATTATCTAATTTAACTAGCAGCTTAGCAAATAGTACTACTGCTACTGTACCCAGCATTAGTAATATACAAACAATGAGTACATCCACTTCTAATACAACTACACCCAGTAGTATATCTaatcttaataatataaacacaTTAACAGTACAGCAATTATTGAATTTAAGTAATTCTACAGTTCAAAATACGCGATCAACACCAACGTATCATCAAGCAACGACTAAAACTACTACAACCACATCAGTAACTAAAGATAGGCCTAACATATCTATAACTCCAGTAAGTACGTCATTACCTCAAAAAAGCAAACCTAGTAGGCCAAGTCCACAAACTGATGCATTACCTGTTCATATTCCTAAATCTCTTCAAATTTCACAAGCTTCTAAAACTATTTCTCATCCTTCAACAACACAGGTTTCACTTCTTAAACCATCTATTATCCAGCAAGTTAAAACAAGTCCACCAAAACAAATGACTGCACCCCAAATTCGAGTTTCCAAATCATTAACTGAGCCTCAACCTGCACATAATTCTTCGCTATCGCATGCacctttaaaaaataacagtCCATCAAATTCAAGCGTAGTACCACAAGTAGCACATGCATCAATAAGTCaatctttaaatttaaaacCATCACTGCCAATGAATTTACCTACATCTAGATCAGGAACTTCATTACAACATAAATtactatcaaaaaaaaattctcagaGACCATATCATCACACATACGTGCAAGGTTCTTTACGAAAACAGAagcttattaataaaaatgtaccgATCATGTCAAGTAATTTTCCCAACATGGTAAATAATATGACAGGAAATTCATCATTAGGACAAACATCTTATATACCTACTGAACTAAGTGGGATATCTGTAAGTCCAGTAGCACAATCTGGAGTAAAAGGATCAAATGTCAAAGTTAGTAATTACAAAAGGCCTTCAACAAAACCGAAATCTGTTATAATGGATGTACCAAATCCATTATCAAATTCATTTCCACAAACAACCTCTGCAGAAGCACTTTCTATGTTGTCTCAATTGCAGCAACATTCACATTTAGAAATAATACCTCAACAGAAAAGTCAAATAAAGACAAATGTAGATTTTccaaaaaatctttcttcagCAGTAAGTGTTGTTCCACAAAAAGTTTCTGAAACATTGAGACAACCAAATTCAGATTGTATGACATTATATGATCTGCCAAGAGGAAAATCTGGCAAAAAAGTTGATAAATCTGCAAATGATAGTGTAGAGATCATTACATTggatgattaa